A single Brachionichthys hirsutus isolate HB-005 chromosome 17, CSIRO-AGI_Bhir_v1, whole genome shotgun sequence DNA region contains:
- the cpz gene encoding carboxypeptidase Z, with the protein MRLGLAVLFFSLTKGCWCAPQQTCYPGDEALGKCSNSVVGEKPTCTELNLGYCNDMEYSRTMFPNILGHRDRMEAESGAEYLLLSVIHGLLSGECSPDIRLMGCSVLASPCQNDKTIKPCRSSCEALRKNCAHAFESIEMAWPYFLDCDRFFASEQEGCFDPLVGLRAREELSSLSPEEAGTIIPFTYTSNSQMYNILKRTAAKCSHISHVYSIGRSVDGKDLLVIEFSSNPGQHDLLEPEIKLVGNMHGNEVLGRQLLIYMAQYLCSEYILGNHRIQALVNTTRIHFLASMNPDGYELAASEVEDSYDPELSNQEGHLLNGWTNGRTNAQNIDLNRNFPDLTSMFYRNRRSRHYRIDHIPIPDAYWFGKVAPETHAVMKWMRSLPFVQSASLHGGELVVSYPFDFSRDLHEEKMFSPTPDEQAFKQLARTYADAHTTMANNDTDRCGASFYRSGGITNGALWYSFPGGMSDFNYLHTNCLEITVELGCDKFPAEVELYAEWKRNKEALLSFMESVHRGIKGVVKDTAGSGIKGATISVRGIRKDVTTAEDGDYWRLLNPGTHILTATAKGYSRVSKRVYLPHTMSKAGRVDFVLEKVPFEPDLDDHLFPTVDTWDRFDPYNQFERYTEPNVGEGGIERQEKPWWWNYFSQSGITPPQWLLRNI; encoded by the exons ATGCGTTTAGGACTTGCGGTGCTCTTTTTCTCCTTGACGAAAGGTTGCTGGTGCGCCCCGCAGCAGACTTGTTATCCCGGAGACGAGGCGTTGG GGAAATGCAGCAACAGCGTCGTTGGAGAAAAAC CGACATGCACAGAGCTCAACTTGGGCTACTGTAATGATATGGAATATTCCAG GACCATGTTCCCCAACATCCTTGGCCACCGGGACCGAATGGAGGCCGAGTCGGGAGCCGAATACCTCCTCCTGAGCGTCATCCATGGCCTGCTCAGCGGGGAGTGCTCCCCTGATATCCGCCTCATGGGCTGTTCCGTCCTCGCCTCGCCCTGCCAGAATGACAAGACTATCAAACCCTGCCGCAGCTCCTGCGAAGCGCTGCGGAAGAACTGCGCCCACGCGTTTGAGTCCATCGAAATGGCCTGGCCCTACTTCCTAGACTGTGACCGCTTCTTTGCCAGTGAGCAGGAGGGCTGTTTTGACCCACTGGTAGGGCTGAGAG CCAGAGAGGAGCTGTCGAGCCTCTCTCCTGAAGAGGCCGGCACCATCATCCCGTTCACCTACACCTCCAACAGCCAGATGTACAACATACTGAAGAGAACAGCCGCCAAGTGCTCGCATATCTCTCATGTGTACAGCATCGGCCGCAGCGTAGACGGGAAGGACCTGCTGGTTATCGAGTTCAGCAGCAACCCAGGACAGCACGATCTGC TGGAGCCAGAAATCAAGCTGGTGGGCAACATGCACGGCAACGAGGTGCTGGGGCGCCAGCTGCTCATTTACATGGCCCAGTACCTCTGCTCAGAGTACATTTTGGGGAACCATCGAATTCAGGCCCTTGTTAATACCACGCGCATCCACTTCCTGGCCTCCATGAATCCAGACGGCTATGAGCTGGCCGCCTCAGAGGTAGAGGATAGCTATGACCCGGAGCTCAGCAACCAGGAA GGCCACCTGTTGAACGGCTGGACCAACGGACGGACCAACGCCCAGAATATTGATCTCAACCGCAATTTTCCTGACCTCACCTCCATGTTCTACCGGAACCGCCGCAGCAGGCACTACCGCATTGACCACATCCCGATTCCCGATGCTTACTGGTTTGGAAAG GTGGCGCCAGAGACTCACGCGGTGATGAAGTGGATGAGGTCGCTTCCCTTCGTTCAGTCTGCCAGCCTCCACGGGGGGGAGCTGGTGGTCTCGTATCCCTTTGATTTCTCCAGAGACCTGCACGAGGAGAAGATGTTCTCGCCCACTCCTGATGAGCAG GCCTTCAAGCAGCTGGCGCGTACCTACGCAGATGCCCACACCACCATGGCCAACAATGACACAGATCGGTGTGGGGCCTCCTTTTACCGATCTGGGGGCATCACTAATGGGGCATTGTGGTACAGTTTTCCCggtg GGATGTCAGACTTCAACTACTTGCACACAAATTGTCTGGAGATCACCGTGGAGCTCGGCTGCGACAAATTCCCCGCGGAGGTGGAGCTTTATGCGGAATggaagagaaataaagaagCTCTGCTCAGTTTCATGGAATCT GTCCACAGAGGGATAAAGGGAGTGGTCAAGGATACTGCTGGGAGCGGTATCAAAGGTGCAACTATTTCTGTCAGGGGGATCAGGAAAGACGTCACCACAG CTGAAGACGGAGACTACTGGCGGCTGCTGAACCCCGGCACTCACATCCTGACGGCCACAGCCAAGGGCTACTCCAGGGTCAGCAAGAGGGTTTATCTGCCTCACACGATGAGCAAGGCCGGCCGTGTGGACTTCGTCTTGGAGAAG GTCCCTTTCGAGCCTGATTTGGACGACCACCTTTTCCCCACCGTGGACACATGGGATCGGTTCGACCCCTACAATCAGTTTGAGCGCTACACCGAGCCAAACGTAGGCGAGGGAGGGATAGAGCGGCAGGAAAAGCCCTGGTGGTGGAACTACTTCTCCCAGTCGGGCATCACACCTCCACAGTGGCTCCTGCGAAACATCTAG
- the htra3a gene encoding serine protease HTRA3a — MHLLLIAAALLFTHDVTGAAHSHKCPSKCDLSLCPSPICPSGYVTDRCNCCLVCSPREGDPCAREGDLPCGDGLECRLLAAGSRRGSKGICRCTVEDEVCGNDGKTYGNVCKLRAASRKAQQQGKAAIGRAREPSCSTSGSGRSHPSSPRHKFNFIADVVEKIAPAVVHIELFVRHPLFGRHMRLSSGSGFIVSHSGLIVTNAHVVTAIAAVPGTPQLRVQLHDGDAYEAVVKDVDRKADIATIKVKFNPQKKLSALSLGRSADLRPGEFVVAIGSPFALQNTVTTGIVSTAQRDGKELGIRDSDMDYIQTDAIINYGNSGGPLVNLDGEVIGINTLKVTAGISFAIPADRITRFLAESQTKHSKEKSRLQTRPPEEPQSDAGTRRFLGIRMLTVTKVLVAELKRQIPDFPEVSGGALVQQVIPDTPAQNGGLKEGDVILKINGRAVRTAGDVREALQCDRPLLLEIRRGDNDLLFSIQPQVISH, encoded by the exons ATGCATTTACTTCTAATTGCAGCGGCGTTGCTCTTTACGCATGACGTTACCGGGGCTGCGCACTCTCACAAGTGCCCTTCAAAGTGCGATTTGAGCTTGTGTCCGAGCCCCATCTGCCCCAGCGGGTACGTCACGGATAGATGTAACTGCTGCCTGGTGTGTTCACCACGGGAGGGAGATCCCTGCGCCCGTGAAGGCGACCTGCCCTGCGGGGATGGCTTGGAATGCAGGCTGCTCGCCGCGGGGAGTCGGCGTGGCTCCAAAGGGATCTGCCGTTGCACAGTGGAGGATGAAGTGTGTGGAAACGACGGGAAGACGTACGGTAACGTGTGCAAGCTGAGAGCAGCCAGTCGTAAAGCTCAGCAGCAGGGAAAAGCAGCGATCGGCCGAGCGCGGGAACCATCCTGCTCGACTTCGGGCTCAG GTCGCTCTCATCCCAGCAGCCCGCGCCACAAGTTCAACTTCATCGCTGACGTGGTGGAGAAAATCGCACCTGCTGTTGTCCACATTGAACTGTTTGTGAG ACATCCTTTGTTCGGACGCCACATGCGTCTCTCCAGCGGTTCTGGTTTTATCGTGAGCCACTCGGGTTTGATCGTGACCAACGCTCACGTGGTAACCGCCATTGCCGCGGTGCCGGGGACGCCCCAGCTGCGTGTACAGCTGCATGATGGCGATGCGTACGAGGCTGTGGTCAAAGATGTCGACAGGAAGGCCGACATCGCCACGATCAAAGTCAAATTCAACCCTCAG AAGAAGCTTTCCGCCTTGTCTCTGGGTCGCTCGGCTGATTTGAGACCGGGGGAGTTTGTGGTGGCTATTGGCAGCCCCTTTGCCCTGCAGAACACCGTCACCACCGGCATCGTCAGCACCGCCCAGAGGGATGGCAAGGAGCTGGGCATCAGAGACTCAGACATGGACTACATCCAGACCGATGCTATCATTAAT TACGGCAACTCCGGAGGCCCTCTTGTAAACCTG GATGGGGAGGTGATCGGCATCAACACTTTGAAAGTGACGGCGGGGATCTCCTTCGCCATACCCGCAGACAGAATCACCCGCTTCCTCGCCGAGTCGCAGACTAAACACAGCAAAG AAAAGTCCAGACTGCAGACGAGACCTCCGGAGGAGCCTCAGTCTGACGCAG GGACGAGACGGTTTCTAGGCATCCGGATGCTCACCGTCACCAAAGT TCTGGTGGCCGAGTTGAAACGGCAGATTCCAGACTTCCCAGAGGTCAGCGGGGGAGCTTTGGTGCAGCAGGTCATTCCTGACACTCCGGCACAAAa TGGAGGGCTTAAGGAAGGTGACGTCATACTCAAAATAAATGGGCGAGCAGTTCGCACCGCTGGAGACGTCCGCGAGGCCCTGCAATGCGATCGGCCCCTCCTGCTTGAGATCCGGCGAGGAGATAACGACTTGCTGTTCAGCATCCAGCCTCAAGTCATTTCCCACTGA
- the r3hcc1l gene encoding coiled-coil domain-containing protein R3HCC1L, which translates to MESDQPNSNCSPSHPTPTPPSQSKKQNQDLHHPKQQNRSSKDKIQNQGESKPRPRPRYTDKARKNTRNKRDKGGAADKGLPVGGEIQDGDKEAQLLEPDVQPNDDSVSASAEDDAHLQLEAISLQEDEGNEESWDTLFNDDGDCLEPHPLSELAVKEGKKKASIQEPRFDSCNMDRGDDDDDDDDDDIDLTEDELSHVVEIYDFPAEFRTEDLLKLFQSYQQRGFDIQWIDSSHALGLFSSPIAAREALRSKHPLMKLQPLSKSSSATKAKARSCSDDLLPAKERPQTSAALARRLVTGALGVKTNITKEQREAERKKLQEARDQKRLAAKQKEDAWEGK; encoded by the exons ATGGAATCGGATCAACCAAACTCAAACTGCTCACCATCCCATCCAACACCAACACCCCCGTCCCAATCAAAGAAGCAAAATCAAGACTTGCATCACCCCAAGCAACAGAATCGTAGCTCCAAAGACAAAATTCAGAATCAAGGAGAATCTAAACCAAGACCCAGGCCTCGCTACACAGACAAAGCCAGGAAGAACACCAGAAACAAGAGGGACAAGGGTGGGGCAGCGGATAAAGGGCTGCCGGTTGGGGGTGAGATACAAGATGGTGACAAGGAAGCGCAGTTACTGGAACCGGATGTGCAGCCGAATGACGACTCTGTCTCAGCGAGTGCGGAGGACGATGCTCATTTGCAGCTGGAAGCAATTTCTCTCCAGGAAGACGAGGGAAATGAGGAAAGCTGGGACACCTTGTTCAATGATGATGGCGATTGTCTGGAGCCACACCCGCTGTCCGAG CTGGCTgtgaaggaaggaaaaaagaaagcatcGATCCAGGAGCCAAGGTTCGATTCCTGCAACATGGAccggggtgatgatgatgatgatgatgatgatgatgacatcgaCCTCACCGAGGATGAGCTTTCTCACGTCGTAGAGATCTACGACTTCCCTGCAGAGTTCAGGACAGAAGATCTCCTCAAATTATTTCAGAGCTACCA ACAGAGAGGCTTTGACATCCAATGGATTGACAGCTCTCACGCTCTGGGCCTTTTCTCAAGCCCCATCGCTG CCAGAGAAGCTTTACGATCCAAACATCCGCTGATGAAATTACAACCACTTTCCAAATCGTCCTCTGCCACGAAGGCCAAAGCCCGTAGCTGCTCAG ACGACCTCCTTCCTGCTAAAGAGAGACCCCAGACGAGCGCAGCACTTGCTCGCAGACTTGTGACCGGTGCCCTTGGTGTAAAGACTAATATTACAAAGGAGCAGCGAGAGGCCGAGAGGAAGAAACTCCAGGAGGCAAGAG ATCAAAAGCGCTTGGCGGCGAAGCAGAAGGAAGATGCCTGGGAGGGAAAGTGA